One Salvia splendens isolate huo1 chromosome 22, SspV2, whole genome shotgun sequence DNA segment encodes these proteins:
- the LOC121786361 gene encoding transcription repressor OFP2-like — protein sequence MKWSTNSSSSLFTRLLSKFTRNSPNKSHTPHNSNNVLDFPSPNSSFYRDEGRFYSLDEHDPYWRISFTDGRIQPRRSTGGINQDSDVFPSFRRLGLAESPERKFSEMVSDIKKMRENRGMKQRGKTEENGGRKQRGKQRSGERNEYLPPIEVKRGARVRVRRTRASKVYSPRNECKIRALEEMQKARSKAKKRAPGEWVVEGKTVFDSVVVVKSSLDPRRDFKDSMVSMIREKGIGHPDDLEELLACYLTLNCNQYHDLIISVFTQVWVELKGDSFDKNVPYFYC from the coding sequence ATGAAGTGGTCTACAAACTCATCTTCATCTCTCTTCACTCGACTCCTCTCCAAATTCACTCGAAATTCACCCAATAAAAGCCACACTCCTCACAATTCCAACAATGTGCTCGATTTCCCCTCTCCGAATTCATCGTTTTACCGAGACGAAGGCCGATTCTACAGCCTCGACGAGCACGACCCGTATTGGAGAATCTCCTTCACCGACGGCAGAATCCAGCCACGCCGCAGCACCGGCGGAATCAATCAAGATTCCGATGTGTTTCCCTCCTTCCGGAGGCTCGGATTGGCCGAGTCTCCGGAGAGGAAATTCAGTGAAATGGTTTCGGATATAAAGAAGATGAGAGAAAACAGGGGAATGAAACAGAGAGGAAAAACAGAGGAAAACGGAGGAAGGAAACAGAGAGGAAAACAGaggagtggagagagaaacgaATATCTTCCTCCAATTGAAGTGAAAAGGGGGGCCCGTGTCCGTGTGCGGAGGACAAGGGCCTCGAAGGTGTACTCCCCGAGAAACGAATGCAAGATTCGGGCTCTCGAGGAGATGCAGAAAGCGAGGAGCAAGGCGAAGAAGAGGGCTCCCGGTGAGTGGGTGGTGGAGGGGAAGACGGTTTTCGATAGCGTTGTGGTTGTCAAGAGCTCGCTTGATCCGCGTCGGGATTTCAAGGATTCGATGGTTTCGATGATCCGGGAGAAGGGGATAGGGCATCCTGATGATCTCGAGGAATTGTTGGCTTGTTATTTGACGTTGAATTGCAATCAATATCATGATCTGATCATTAGCGTGTTTACACAAGTTTGGGTTGAGCTTAAAGGAGATTCGTTTGACAAGAATGTaccatatttttattgttag